Proteins encoded together in one Campylobacter peloridis LMG 23910 window:
- the lepA gene encoding translation elongation factor 4, translated as MMMKNIRNFSIIAHIDHGKSTLADRIISECGAISDRLMSNQVMDTMDIEKERGITIKAQSVRLNYKFNNEEYILNLIDTPGHVDFSYEVSRSLASCEGALLVVDASQGVEAQTIANVYIALENNLEIIPVINKIDLPSADVEKVKHEIEHIIGIDCSEAICVSAKTGEGIKELIEAIITKVPTPKLNENAPTKALIYDSWFDNYLGALALVRVYDGLIAKNDEVLIMSTEKKHLVQDLFYPHPLSPIKTEKLESGEVGVIVLGLKNVADVQVGDTITLSKNKAKEAIGGFEKAKAFVFAGLYPIETDKFEDLRDALDKLKLNDSSITYEPETSLALGFGFRVGFLGLLHMEVIKERLEREFNLDLIATAPTVTYEIYQTDGEVLKIQNPSELPPVNKIDHIKEPYVKATIITPSEFLGNLITLLSRKRGIQIKMDYITPQRVLLEYDLPLNEIVMDFYDKLKSLTKGYASFDYEPIEFRVGDLVKLDIKVAGENVDALSIIVPNEKALSKGRELVKAMKEIVPRQLFEVAIQASIGNKIIARENVKSMGKNVTAKCYGGDITRKRKLLEKQKEGKKRMKAIGKVHLPQEAFLSVLKID; from the coding sequence ATCATGATGAAAAACATTAGAAATTTCTCCATTATCGCTCATATTGATCATGGTAAAAGCACACTAGCTGATAGAATAATAAGCGAATGTGGGGCAATTAGCGATAGATTAATGAGCAATCAAGTTATGGACACTATGGATATAGAAAAAGAACGCGGAATAACCATCAAAGCTCAATCAGTGCGTTTAAACTACAAATTCAACAACGAAGAATACATTTTAAATTTAATCGATACCCCAGGGCATGTGGATTTTTCTTATGAAGTAAGTCGTTCTTTAGCAAGCTGTGAAGGTGCTTTGCTTGTAGTTGATGCTTCTCAAGGAGTTGAAGCTCAAACTATAGCAAATGTTTATATAGCTTTGGAAAATAATCTTGAAATCATTCCAGTGATAAATAAAATAGATCTTCCATCAGCTGATGTTGAAAAAGTAAAACACGAAATAGAGCATATTATAGGTATAGATTGTTCTGAAGCAATTTGTGTTAGTGCTAAAACTGGAGAAGGTATAAAAGAGCTTATCGAAGCTATCATTACTAAAGTTCCCACACCAAAACTAAATGAGAATGCACCTACTAAAGCTTTGATTTATGATTCTTGGTTTGATAATTATTTAGGGGCTTTAGCCTTAGTTAGGGTTTATGATGGGCTTATTGCTAAAAATGATGAAGTTTTAATCATGAGCACAGAAAAAAAGCACCTAGTGCAAGATCTTTTTTACCCACATCCACTAAGTCCTATAAAAACTGAGAAATTAGAATCAGGTGAAGTAGGAGTTATAGTGCTTGGGCTTAAAAATGTAGCCGATGTTCAAGTAGGCGATACCATAACACTAAGCAAAAACAAGGCTAAAGAAGCTATTGGTGGTTTTGAAAAAGCAAAAGCTTTTGTTTTTGCAGGATTATACCCTATAGAAACAGATAAATTTGAAGATTTAAGAGATGCGCTTGATAAATTAAAATTAAATGATAGTTCTATTACTTATGAGCCTGAGACTTCTTTGGCTTTAGGATTTGGCTTTAGGGTTGGATTTTTAGGGCTTTTGCATATGGAAGTTATCAAAGAAAGACTTGAGCGTGAATTTAATCTTGACTTAATCGCTACTGCACCAACTGTTACTTATGAAATTTATCAAACTGATGGGGAAGTTTTAAAAATTCAAAATCCAAGCGAATTACCACCTGTAAATAAAATCGATCACATCAAAGAACCTTATGTTAAAGCTACCATTATAACACCTAGTGAATTTTTAGGAAATTTAATAACGCTTTTAAGCAGAAAAAGAGGCATACAAATAAAAATGGATTATATTACACCACAGCGTGTTTTACTTGAGTATGATTTGCCTTTAAATGAAATAGTAATGGACTTTTATGATAAATTAAAATCACTTACTAAAGGTTATGCTAGCTTTGATTATGAGCCTATAGAATTTAGAGTTGGTGATCTTGTAAAACTTGATATAAAAGTAGCTGGAGAAAATGTAGATGCATTAAGCATTATAGTGCCAAATGAAAAAGCTTTAAGCAAAGGTAGAGAGCTTGTAAAAGCTATGAAAGAAATAGTTCCAAGACAGCTTTTTGAAGTAGCTATACAAGCTAGTATAGGCAATAAAATAATAGCTAGAGAAAATGTAAAATCTATGGGAAAAAATGTAACCGCAAAATGTTATGGTGGAGATATAACTAGAAAAAGAAAATTGCTTGAAAAGCAAAAAGAAGGTAAAAAAAGAATGAAAGCCATAGGGAAAGTTCATTTACCACAAGAAGCGTTTTTGAGTGTATTAAAAATAGACTAA